From a single Salmo salar unplaced genomic scaffold, Ssal_v3.1, whole genome shotgun sequence genomic region:
- the LOC123739378 gene encoding galactose-specific lectin nattectin, producing MAMLTTLLLLSAVFALGDARGSRGDRRNRCDSEEIVPPPKDPYDSEENSSPSEEQIIPPTDYSDSEEHIPPPTDYSDSEEHIPPPKDRSDSEEHIRPRKEWHHRACPNGWHRHKTHCYHYVPIMTTWPEAERKCLRLGGNLASVHSLSQYRFLQSVIRKSTRKVQRTWIGANDAIKEGLWLWSDGSRFNYQNWAPGQPSNYNHGVIKDNTNGREHCMEMNYGASRGQNDAPCWFTFPFLCSRKR from the exons ATGGCGATGTTGACCACTCTTCTGCTTCTCAGCGCTGTCTTTGCTCTGGGAGATGCAAGGGGTAGCAGAG GGGATCGGCGTAATCGCTGTGACTCGGAGGAAATCGTTCCTCCTCCGAAAGATCCGTATGACTCAGAGGAAAACAGTTCTCCCTCGGAGGAACAAATTATTCCTCCGACAGATTATTCTGACTCGGAGGAACACATTCCTCCTCCGACAGATTATTCTGACTCGGAGGAACACATTCCTCCTCCAAAAGATCGATCTGACTCAGAGGAACACATTCGTCCACGGAAAG aGTGGCATCACAGAGCCTGCCCAAACGGCTGGCACAGACATAAGACACACTGCTATCACTATGTCCCCATCATGACCACATGGCCAGAGGCAGAG aggaaATGTTTGCGCTTGGGAGGTAACCTGGCGTCAGTGCACAGCCTTTCCCAGTATCGTTTCCTTCAGTCTGTCATCAGGAAGAGTACCAGGAAAGTCCAGCGCACCTGGATTGGAGCCAACGATGCCATCAAG GAGGGTCTTTGGCTGTGGAGTGACGGGTCCAGGTTTAACTACCAGAACTGGGCCCCGGGTCAACCCTCTAACTATAACCATGGTGTTATTAAGGACAACACGAACGGCCGGGAGCATTGCATGGAGATGAATTATGGAG CTTCCCGCGGTCAGAATGATGCCCCCTGCTGGTTTACATTTCCCTTCCTGTGTTCCAGAAAGCGCTGA